In Aspergillus luchuensis IFO 4308 DNA, chromosome 1, nearly complete sequence, the following are encoded in one genomic region:
- the hexA gene encoding putative Woronin body protein HexA (COG:S;~EggNog:ENOG410PN96;~InterPro:IPR008991,IPR001884,IPR012340,IPR037318, IPR014722;~go_function: GO:0003723 - RNA binding [Evidence IEA];~go_function: GO:0003746 - translation elongation factor activity [Evidence IEA];~go_function: GO:0043022 - ribosome binding [Evidence IEA];~go_process: GO:0045901 - positive regulation of translational elongation [Evidence IEA]) — MAPIRQGAFERHSRRDARRTANLDFDARVPIPFSVFPSSYRSDAVPEATLAAPARVEEEVNLDRTSHVEREDTRTSAPLPDPRVYGKEEVDLHASSASAFVEQDRYRPRPGAPSAFREEDVTTTVNTVRFDERVETIPPVGAAASSAAPRYPQVDLARERYREPSVRFQDRQPTYDQALQNQLDITEREYRRRVNNPTYDVPASSYDRRSQASVDSFSGPRQQSRDVSYDRQFKQSEFDVSYDRAYQSKPVDSYPRDPYSRRQQNVEPVPESPSSSNSVKVLKTKTVIDSPPSRKMGYYDDDVRFREGVREDVRIVEPRAGGSSSTAETVPIPCHFIRIGDILILQGRPCQVIRISVSPQTGQHRYLGVDLFTRELQEESSFVSNPSPSVVVQTMLGPVYKTYRILDLRDDGRLVAMTETGDVKQGLPVVPQGHLFRRIREAFEDGRGSVRALVINDGGRELVVDYKVVHASRL; from the exons ATGGCCCCAATCCGGCAAGGCGCG TTCGAAAGGCATTCGAGAAGAGACGCCCGAAGGACAGCCAATCTGGACTTCGACGCCCGCGTCCCCATCCCCTTCAGTGTCTTCCCGTCGTCGTACCGGAGTGACGCTGTTCCTGAAGCTACTCTCGCGGCGCCTGCCAGagtagaggaagaagtcaaTCTCGATCGCACTTCGCACGTCGAACGGGAAGATACTCGAACCTCTGCTCCTCTCCCGGACCCCCGTGTCTacggaaaggaagaagtcgaCCTTcacgcttcttctgcttcagctTTTGTTGAACAGGATCGTTACCGTCCTAGACCCGGTGCTCCTTCTGCTTTCCGTGAGGAGGACGTGACTACTACTGTCAATACTGTTCGATTCGACGAGCGTGTTGAGACTATCCCCCccgttggtgctgctgcttcctctgctgctcctcggtATCCCCAAGTTGATCTAGCGCGTGAACG TTATCGTGAACCGTCGGTCCGTTTCCAAGACCGTCAACCCACCTACGATCAGGCTCTCCAGAACCAGCTTGACATCACTGAGCGCGAGTATCGTCGTCGGGTTAATAATCCTACCTACGACGTTCCTGCCTCTTCGTACGACCGCCGCTCTCAAGCTTCGGTAGATTCCTTCTCTGGTCCTCGCCAGCAGTCTAGGGACGTTTCGTACGACCGCCAGTTCAAGCAGTCCGAGTTTGACGTCTCGTACGACCGTGCTTACCAGTCTAAGCCTGTCGACTCCTACCCCCGCGACCCCTACAGCCGCCGTCAACAGAACGTTGAGCCGGTTCCCGAGTCTCCTAGCAGCTCGAACTCTGTGAAGGTTCTCAAGACCAAGACTGTCATTgattcccctccttctcgcaAGATGGGTtactacgacgacgacg TTCGTTTCCGTGAAGGCGTCCGCGAGGATGTCCGTATCGTTGAGCCCCGTGCCGGTGGCAGCTCCTCGACCGCCGAGACCGTGCCGATCCCCTGCCACTTCATCCGCATCGGCGACATCCTGATCCTTCAGGGCCGTCCCTGCCAGGTGATCCGCATCTCGGTCTCCCCCCAGACCGGCCAGCACCGCTACCTGGGTGTCGACCTGTTCACCCGTGAACTCCAGGAGGAGTCCAGCTTCGTCTCcaacccctctccttccgtcGTGGTCCAGACCATGCTCGGCCCTGTCTACAAGACCTACCGCATCCTGGACCTCCGTGATGACGGCCGCCTGGTCGCCATGACCGAGACCGGTGATGTCAAGCAGGGTCTGCCCGTGGTGCCCCAGGGTCACCTGTTCCGCCGCATCCGCGAGGCCTTCGAGGATGGCCGTGGCAGCGTCCGCGCCCTGGTCATCAACGATGGTGGTCGCGAGCTGGTCGTCGACTACAAGGTGGTCCACGCTTCCCGCCTGTAA
- a CDS encoding uncharacterized protein (COG:G;~EggNog:ENOG410PMEJ;~InterPro:IPR017996,IPR011042;~PFAM:PF03022): protein MASATTRAELKPVWVTSQSYQSIIQLQMHISIIPLLPFLVASHVNGLAHDSGVYGPSLELVHQYYDQFPTGIAVSSTGRMFSCYPLGLDANNTLYQVAELTDSTTEVPYPSAEFNYPPGGAVNYSTSPATTVNYADHLISVQSVVVDAKDRLWILDTGRATTANNTLLLSSYGGPKLVGVDLATNKVFKTILFPKDAVYPNSYPNDVRFDLRPTLPNTSGEGIAYLTDSSPEGRNGLIVVDLGTGKAWRQLDGLAITKAEPDFRAFIWGDVVDVSTGTDGIALSADGETLYFGVVSGRDIYSVPTAVLRDGSSAGRAKAVKSVTKIVQKGVSDGYETDSEGRIYVGSFESNAINVVYPGNGSVETFVRDPRMGWTDTMSIVTLGGTGNGTEGEGRGYLYFTENQLWRQERERPFGLFRVELPGGAGKVVL, encoded by the exons ATGGCGTCTGCAACCACCCGTGCGGAGCTTAAACCTGTCTGG GTTACCTCTCAATCTTATCAATCAATTATCCAACTCCAAATGCATATCTCTATAATCCCGCTGCTACCATTCCTTGTAGCCAGCCATGTCAACGGCCTGGCCCACGATTCCGGAGTATACGGGCCCTCGCTGGAGCTAGTCCATCAGTACTATGACCAGTTCCCCACCGGCATCGCTGTATCCTCCACGGGGCGCATGTTCTCCTGCTACCCTCTGGGCCTGGacgccaacaacaccctctACCAGGTAGCTGAGCTTACGGACTCGACGACCGAAGTGCCGTATCCTTCTGCGGAGTTTAACTACCCTCCTGGAGGGGCTGTAAATTACTCTACTTCTCCGGCA ACAACGGTCAACTACGCAGATCATCTCATCAGCGTCCAAAGCGTAGTGGTCGACGCCAAAGACCGTCTCTGGATCCTCGACACTGGCCGCGCTACCACGGCTAACAATACCCTCCTGCTATCTTCATATGGTGGTCCGAAACTAGTCGGGGTAGATCTGGCCACGAATAAAGTGTTCAAGACGATTCTCTTCCCGAAGGATGCCGTCTACCCAAACTCT TACCCCAACGACGTCCGCTTCGACCTCCGccccaccctccccaacacctcCGGCGAAGGCATCGCCTACTTAACCGACTCCAGCCCAGAAGGCCGCAACGGCCTGATCGTAGTCGATCTCGGCACCGGCAAAGCCTGGCGACAGCTGGACGGGCTAGCTATAACGAAAGCAGAGCCCGACTTCCGCGCCTTTATCTGGGGCGACGTGGTCGATGTCTCCACAGGGACTGACGGAATTGCACTTTCAGCCGATGGCGAGACGCTCTACTTTGGTGTTGTCAGTGGACGGGACATTTACTCTGTTCCTACTGCTGTCTTGCGGGATGGTTCCTCTGCGGGACGGGCCAAGGCTGTAAAGAGCGTGACCAAGATAGTTCAGAAGGGAGTTAGTGATGGGTATGAGACCGATTCGGAAGGACGGATTTATGTGGGGAGCTTCGAGTCGAATGCGATTAATGTGGTGTACCCTGGGAATGGCAGCGTGGAGACGTTTGTGAGAGATCCGAGGATGGGGTGGACGGATACGATGAGTATCGTGACTTTGGGAGGAACTGGGAATGGgacggagggagagggtagAGGGTATTTGTATTTCACGGAGAATCAGCTGTGGAggcaggagagggagaggccgTTTGGGCTGTTTCGGGTGGAGTtgcctggtggtgctgggaagGTGGTTCTGTAA